A single window of Neisseria sp. KEM232 DNA harbors:
- the lpdA gene encoding dihydrolipoyl dehydrogenase, whose translation MSLIELKVPDIGGHENVDIIAVEIKAGDKVAIDDTLITLETDKATMDVPAEAAGVVKEVKVKVGDKISEGGLIAVIEAEGAAAEAPKATAAPAPAAQPEAPKAAAPAPQAAAFSGNADAEYDVVVLGGGPGGYSAAFAAADEGLKVAIVDQYKTLGGVCLNVGCIPSKALLHNAAVIDEVKHLAANGIKYPAPEIDIDMLRGYKEKVIGKLTGGLAGMAKARKVDLIQGKGEFVGANHLQVSLTEGSQYDGALTETGAKKTIAFKNAIIAVGSRVVNLPFIPQDPRIVDSTGALELRQVPQKMLIIGGGIIGLEMGTVYSTLGARLDVVEMMDGLMQGADRDLVKVWEKMNAHRFDNIMTNTKTVAVEAKADGIYVSFEGEKAPKEPQRYDLVLVAAGRAPNGKLCGAEKAGVAVTERGFIEVDKQMRTNVPHIYAIGDVVGQPMLAHKAVHEGHVAAENCAGHKAYFDARVIPGVAYTDPEVAWVGVTEEIAKRDGIKITKSVFPWAASGRAIANGRDEGFTKLIFDAETGLIIGGGIVGTHAGDMIGEICLAIEMGCDAADIGKTIHPHPTLGESIGMSAEVALGVCTDLPPQKKKK comes from the coding sequence ATGAGCTTAATCGAATTAAAAGTCCCCGACATCGGCGGACATGAAAACGTGGACATCATCGCCGTGGAAATCAAAGCCGGCGATAAGGTTGCCATCGACGACACCCTGATTACTTTGGAAACCGACAAAGCCACCATGGACGTACCGGCCGAAGCCGCCGGCGTGGTGAAAGAAGTGAAAGTCAAAGTGGGCGACAAAATCTCCGAAGGCGGCCTGATTGCCGTAATCGAAGCCGAAGGCGCTGCCGCCGAAGCACCCAAAGCCACAGCCGCCCCCGCGCCTGCCGCGCAGCCTGAAGCCCCGAAAGCCGCCGCTCCTGCGCCTCAGGCTGCCGCATTCAGCGGCAATGCCGATGCCGAATACGATGTGGTGGTACTGGGCGGCGGCCCGGGCGGATACTCCGCCGCTTTTGCCGCAGCCGACGAAGGCTTGAAAGTCGCCATCGTCGATCAGTACAAAACCCTCGGCGGCGTGTGCCTGAACGTAGGCTGTATCCCGTCTAAAGCCTTGCTGCACAATGCGGCGGTGATTGACGAAGTGAAACATCTGGCCGCCAACGGCATCAAATACCCCGCGCCGGAAATCGACATCGACATGCTGCGCGGCTACAAAGAAAAAGTGATCGGCAAACTTACCGGCGGTCTGGCGGGCATGGCCAAAGCGCGCAAAGTCGATCTGATTCAGGGTAAAGGCGAATTTGTCGGCGCCAACCATCTGCAAGTTTCCCTGACCGAAGGTAGCCAATACGACGGCGCGCTTACCGAAACCGGCGCCAAGAAAACCATCGCTTTCAAAAACGCCATCATTGCCGTGGGCAGCCGCGTGGTGAACCTGCCGTTTATCCCGCAAGATCCGCGCATCGTCGATAGCACCGGCGCGCTCGAACTGCGCCAAGTGCCGCAAAAAATGCTGATTATCGGCGGCGGCATCATCGGTTTGGAAATGGGCACGGTTTACAGCACGCTGGGCGCACGATTAGACGTAGTGGAAATGATGGACGGCCTGATGCAGGGCGCAGACCGCGACTTGGTTAAAGTGTGGGAAAAAATGAACGCCCACCGCTTCGACAACATCATGACCAACACCAAAACCGTAGCCGTGGAAGCCAAAGCAGACGGCATCTACGTGAGCTTTGAAGGCGAAAAAGCACCCAAAGAGCCGCAACGCTACGACCTCGTACTGGTGGCCGCAGGCCGCGCGCCCAACGGCAAACTCTGCGGCGCGGAAAAAGCCGGCGTGGCCGTTACCGAACGCGGCTTTATCGAAGTCGACAAACAAATGCGTACCAACGTGCCGCACATCTACGCCATCGGCGACGTAGTCGGTCAGCCCATGCTGGCGCACAAAGCCGTACACGAAGGCCACGTTGCCGCCGAAAACTGCGCCGGCCACAAAGCCTACTTCGATGCCCGCGTGATTCCCGGCGTCGCCTACACCGACCCCGAAGTGGCTTGGGTGGGCGTAACCGAAGAAATCGCCAAACGCGACGGCATCAAAATCACCAAATCCGTGTTCCCGTGGGCAGCTTCCGGCCGCGCCATCGCCAACGGCCGCGACGAAGGCTTCACCAAGCTGATTTTCGACGCCGAAACCGGCCTGATTATCGGCGGCGGCATCGTCGGCACACACGCCGGCGATATGATCGGCGAAATCTGTCTGGCCATCGAAATGGGCTGCGATGCCGCCGACATCGGCAAAACCATCCACCCACACCCGACGCTTGGCGAATCCATCGGCATGAGCGCGGAAGTGGCGCTGGGTGTGTGCACCGATTTGCCGCCGCAGAAAAAGAAAAAATAA
- a CDS encoding peptidylprolyl isomerase, whose amino-acid sequence MNQAAKLLLAALLCAAPAAQADTPVEIDTSHGKIKLTLDEKRAPKTVANFVRYARSGFYDNTVFHRVIDGFMIQGGGFTADMAQKATEKAVPNEAANGLKNSAGTIAMARTGNPHSATSQFFINLADNPNLDHKNTTPEGYGYAVFGKVTSGMDVVRAIGKVKTGDHGFHQNVPVKPVVIRKVTVLQ is encoded by the coding sequence GTGAATCAAGCAGCCAAACTTCTCCTTGCCGCCCTGCTCTGCGCCGCCCCCGCCGCGCAGGCCGACACCCCCGTCGAAATCGACACCAGCCACGGCAAAATCAAACTCACCCTCGACGAAAAACGCGCGCCGAAAACCGTTGCCAACTTCGTGCGCTACGCCCGCAGCGGCTTCTACGACAACACCGTCTTCCACCGCGTAATCGACGGCTTTATGATCCAAGGCGGCGGCTTCACCGCCGACATGGCGCAGAAAGCCACGGAAAAAGCCGTGCCCAACGAAGCGGCCAACGGCCTGAAAAACAGCGCGGGCACCATCGCCATGGCGCGCACCGGCAACCCACATTCGGCCACCAGCCAGTTTTTCATCAACCTCGCCGACAACCCCAACCTCGACCACAAAAACACCACGCCCGAAGGCTACGGCTATGCCGTGTTCGGCAAAGTCACCTCTGGCATGGACGTTGTGCGTGCCATCGGCAAAGTGAAAACCGGCGACCACGGTTTCCACCAAAACGTTCCCGTCAAACCCGTCGTGATCCGCAAAGTCACCGTTTTGCAATAA
- a CDS encoding Smr/MutS family protein: MNGKTDFQELMKNLGKQAKQEAQAAQERQRETARQAREEPDFAALMGDVKPLKSTQRYEPPRDLSPIRPRSRDVREEEAENYFYVGDGQWLDVPAQFSKNGRGQADIKRLQSGYYTIVADVDLHGYTQEEAQQVLNEFIVFVQRRGVCGEIVHGSGLGSVGYQPKLKNLVRRWLMMHPDVLAYAEPHQNNDGAVLILLKRQRREGEDAKNF, from the coding sequence ATGAACGGAAAAACCGATTTCCAAGAGCTGATGAAAAACCTCGGCAAACAGGCGAAACAAGAAGCGCAGGCCGCACAGGAGCGGCAGCGCGAAACGGCGCGGCAGGCGCGGGAAGAACCCGATTTCGCCGCCCTGATGGGCGATGTGAAGCCCCTGAAAAGCACGCAGCGCTACGAGCCGCCGCGCGATTTGTCGCCCATCCGCCCGCGCAGCCGCGATGTGCGGGAAGAGGAGGCGGAAAACTATTTTTACGTCGGCGACGGGCAATGGCTGGACGTACCCGCACAATTCAGCAAAAACGGCCGCGGCCAAGCCGATATCAAGCGTTTGCAGAGCGGTTATTACACGATTGTCGCCGATGTCGATCTGCACGGCTACACGCAGGAAGAAGCGCAGCAGGTGTTGAACGAATTTATCGTTTTCGTGCAGCGGCGCGGCGTGTGCGGCGAAATCGTCCACGGCAGCGGGTTAGGTTCGGTAGGTTATCAGCCGAAACTGAAAAACCTCGTGCGCCGCTGGCTGATGATGCACCCCGACGTTCTGGCCTACGCCGAACCGCACCAAAACAACGATGGCGCGGTGCTGATTCTGCTCAAACGGCAGCGCAGGGAAGGGGAGGACGCAAAAAACTTCTGA
- the prfA gene encoding peptide chain release factor 1: MKPSILDKLQALADRLEEVTALLGSPEATADMDNYRKLTREHAELTPVVETFQRYTQAQNDIADAQEMLSDPEMKDFAAEEIEAAKARMEALDTELQKLLLPKDADDDKNIFIEIRAGTGGDEAALFAGDLLRMYSRYAERNRWQVEIVSANESELGGYKEVIARIIGLGVYSRLKFESGGHRVQRVPATESQGRIHTSACTVAVMPEADELEEIQLNPADLRIDTFRASGAGGQHINKTDSAVRITHLPSGMVVECQDGRSQHANKAQAMKVLAARLNDAQKREAQAKEAAERKSLIGSGDRSERIRTYNYPQGRVTDHRINLTLHKLDFVMDGDMEEITAALIAEHQAELLAAMGD, encoded by the coding sequence ATGAAACCCTCGATTTTAGACAAACTGCAAGCCCTCGCCGACCGCCTCGAAGAAGTTACCGCGCTGTTGGGTTCGCCCGAAGCCACCGCCGACATGGACAACTACCGCAAGCTCACGCGCGAACACGCCGAGCTGACCCCCGTAGTCGAAACCTTCCAACGCTACACCCAAGCGCAAAACGACATCGCCGACGCGCAAGAAATGCTGTCCGACCCCGAAATGAAAGACTTTGCTGCCGAAGAAATCGAAGCGGCCAAAGCGCGCATGGAAGCCTTGGACACCGAGTTGCAAAAACTCCTGCTGCCCAAAGATGCCGACGACGACAAAAACATCTTCATCGAAATCCGCGCCGGTACCGGCGGCGACGAAGCCGCGCTGTTTGCCGGCGACCTCTTGCGTATGTACAGCCGCTACGCCGAACGTAACCGCTGGCAGGTGGAAATCGTTTCCGCCAACGAAAGCGAGCTGGGCGGCTATAAAGAAGTCATCGCCCGCATCATCGGGCTGGGCGTGTACAGCCGTCTGAAATTCGAGTCGGGCGGCCACCGCGTGCAGCGCGTACCCGCCACCGAAAGCCAGGGGCGCATCCACACATCCGCCTGCACCGTCGCCGTGATGCCCGAAGCGGACGAACTCGAAGAAATCCAACTCAACCCCGCCGATTTGCGTATCGACACCTTCCGCGCATCCGGCGCGGGCGGCCAACACATCAACAAAACCGATTCCGCCGTACGCATCACCCACCTGCCCAGCGGCATGGTGGTCGAATGCCAAGACGGCCGCAGCCAGCACGCCAACAAAGCCCAAGCAATGAAAGTGCTCGCCGCGCGGCTGAATGACGCGCAAAAACGCGAAGCCCAAGCCAAAGAAGCCGCCGAGCGCAAATCGCTTATCGGCAGCGGCGACCGCAGCGAGCGCATCCGCACCTACAACTACCCGCAAGGCCGCGTTACCGACCACCGCATCAACCTCACGCTGCACAAGCTGGATTTTGTGATGGACGGCGATATGGAAGAGATTACCGCCGCGCTGATTGCCGAGCATCAGGCGGAACTGCTGGCGGCGATGGGGGATTGA
- a CDS encoding SMI1/KNR4 family protein, translated as MDAQQHTLPAGYAAFAEAFKYGGRLKAGCDAFGKPLESEIGSILTPEETAAEGARELSFFLDSFDEEDMGAAEKEGRLKTLVCFAADGAGNPFFMDFSRSPSRPSVFYWDDAKLVLRTLSDNIEDFFALFEPED; from the coding sequence ATGGACGCACAACAACACACCCTTCCCGCAGGCTATGCCGCCTTTGCCGAAGCATTCAAATACGGAGGCCGTCTGAAAGCCGGTTGCGACGCCTTCGGCAAACCCTTGGAAAGCGAAATCGGCAGCATCCTGACACCGGAAGAAACCGCCGCCGAAGGCGCGCGCGAGCTGTCATTTTTTCTCGACAGCTTCGATGAAGAAGACATGGGTGCCGCAGAAAAAGAAGGCCGTCTGAAAACCCTGGTTTGTTTCGCCGCCGACGGCGCGGGCAACCCGTTTTTCATGGATTTCTCCCGTTCGCCAAGCCGCCCGTCCGTGTTTTATTGGGACGACGCGAAACTGGTTCTGCGTACCCTGTCCGACAATATCGAAGACTTTTTCGCCTTGTTCGAGCCCGAAGACTGA
- the aceE gene encoding pyruvate dehydrogenase (acetyl-transferring), homodimeric type: MSNQINDIDPIETQEWLDALSSVLENEGTDRAHFLLENLVKYTRRRGIHMPFDATTAYLNTIPVGKEQKSPGNHELEHRIRSIIRWNAAAMVLRAGKKDLELGGHIASFQSAATLYDVGFNHFWRAKGDGEEGDLVFAQGHSAPGLYARAYVEGRLTDEQLDNFRQEVGGNGLPSYPHPHLLPDFWQFPTVSMGLGPLMAIYQARFLKYLESRGLAKTKGRKVWCFCGDGEMDEPESQGAIALAAREGLDNLIFVINCNLQRLDGPVRGNGKIIQELEGNFRGAGWNVLKVIWGSRWDALLARDTSNALKNRMNECLDGDYQTYKSKDGAYVREHFFNTPELKAMVANMSDEEVWALNRGGHDPHKVYAAYYEAVNNAGGRPTVILAKTIKGYGMGQSGEGQNIAHQAKKMDVKSLKQFRDRFGIPVTDEQIDSGDLPYFRFPEDSEEMKYLRERRNALGGYLPQRNPNNEALPIPALSDFDAQLQSSGDREFSTTMAFVRVLATLLKDKQIGRRIVPIVPDESRTFGMEGMFRQYGIWNPKGQQYTPQDKDQLMFYKESVDGQILQEGINEPGAMADWIAASTSYANSRFAMIPFYIYYSMFGFQRVGDLAWAAGDMHARGFLLGGTAGRTTLNGEGLQHEDGHSQIQADLIPNCVSYDPTFSYEVAVIVHSGLQRMYVDNEDVFFYITLMNENYTHPALPQREGIEEEILKGMYLLKAGENGGKKVQLMGSGTILQEVIAAADLLKNDFGVDADIWSCPSFNLLHRNAIEVERYNRLHPLEENKLPFVTSQLQGHDGPVIAATDYVRSFADRIRAYIPNDYHVLGTDGFGRSDSRANLRSFFEVDRYNVAVTALSALADQGKIGKETVQQAIEKYGIKTDTAPSWKR; this comes from the coding sequence ATGTCCAACCAAATCAACGACATCGATCCGATTGAAACGCAGGAATGGCTGGATGCGCTCAGCTCCGTGCTCGAAAACGAAGGCACCGACCGCGCCCACTTCCTGCTGGAAAATCTGGTGAAATACACCCGCCGCCGCGGCATCCATATGCCGTTTGACGCGACCACCGCCTATCTGAACACCATCCCGGTGGGCAAAGAGCAGAAGTCGCCCGGCAACCACGAGCTGGAACACCGCATCCGTTCGATCATCCGCTGGAACGCCGCCGCCATGGTGCTGCGTGCCGGTAAAAAAGATTTGGAACTGGGCGGCCACATTGCTTCCTTCCAATCGGCCGCCACGCTGTACGACGTCGGCTTCAACCACTTCTGGCGCGCCAAAGGCGACGGCGAAGAAGGCGATTTGGTTTTTGCCCAAGGCCACTCCGCTCCCGGCCTTTATGCCCGCGCTTATGTCGAAGGCCGTCTGACCGACGAGCAGCTCGACAATTTCCGTCAGGAAGTCGGCGGCAACGGCCTGCCTTCCTACCCGCACCCGCATCTTCTGCCCGACTTCTGGCAGTTCCCCACCGTATCCATGGGTCTTGGCCCTCTGATGGCGATTTATCAGGCGCGTTTCCTGAAATACCTCGAATCGCGCGGCTTGGCCAAAACCAAAGGTCGCAAAGTTTGGTGTTTCTGCGGCGACGGCGAAATGGACGAACCCGAAAGCCAGGGTGCGATTGCATTGGCCGCCCGCGAAGGCTTGGACAACCTGATTTTCGTCATTAACTGCAACCTGCAACGCCTCGACGGCCCGGTACGCGGCAACGGCAAAATCATTCAGGAATTGGAAGGCAACTTCCGCGGCGCCGGCTGGAACGTGCTGAAAGTCATTTGGGGCAGCCGCTGGGACGCCCTCTTGGCACGCGATACCAGCAACGCTCTGAAAAACCGCATGAACGAATGTCTCGATGGCGACTATCAGACCTATAAATCCAAAGACGGCGCCTACGTCCGCGAGCACTTCTTCAATACGCCCGAACTCAAAGCCATGGTTGCCAACATGTCCGACGAGGAAGTATGGGCACTGAACCGCGGCGGCCACGACCCGCACAAAGTATATGCCGCCTACTACGAAGCGGTGAACAACGCCGGCGGCCGCCCCACCGTCATTCTGGCCAAAACCATCAAAGGCTACGGTATGGGACAGTCCGGCGAAGGCCAGAACATCGCCCACCAAGCCAAAAAAATGGACGTCAAATCGCTCAAACAGTTCCGCGACCGCTTCGGCATTCCGGTAACCGACGAGCAGATTGACAGCGGCGATCTGCCCTACTTCCGCTTCCCCGAAGACAGCGAAGAAATGAAATACCTGCGCGAGCGCCGCAACGCCCTTGGCGGCTACCTGCCCCAGCGCAACCCCAACAACGAAGCCCTGCCGATTCCTGCACTAAGCGATTTCGACGCCCAGCTGCAATCGAGCGGCGACCGCGAATTCTCCACCACCATGGCCTTCGTGCGCGTGCTGGCTACCTTGTTGAAAGACAAACAGATCGGCCGGCGCATCGTCCCCATCGTTCCCGACGAAAGCCGCACCTTCGGCATGGAAGGCATGTTCCGCCAATACGGCATCTGGAACCCCAAAGGCCAGCAGTACACCCCGCAGGACAAAGACCAGCTCATGTTCTATAAAGAGAGCGTAGACGGTCAAATCCTGCAGGAAGGCATCAACGAACCGGGCGCGATGGCCGACTGGATTGCCGCATCCACCAGCTACGCCAACAGCCGCTTCGCCATGATTCCGTTCTACATCTACTATTCCATGTTCGGCTTCCAGCGCGTCGGCGACCTGGCCTGGGCGGCGGGCGACATGCACGCGCGCGGCTTCCTCTTGGGCGGCACCGCAGGCCGTACCACGCTCAACGGCGAAGGCCTGCAACACGAAGACGGCCACAGCCAGATTCAGGCCGACCTGATTCCCAACTGCGTCAGCTACGATCCCACTTTCTCTTACGAAGTGGCCGTTATCGTCCACAGCGGTTTGCAGAGAATGTACGTCGATAACGAAGACGTCTTCTTCTACATCACCCTGATGAACGAAAACTACACCCATCCCGCCCTACCGCAGCGCGAAGGCATTGAAGAGGAAATCCTCAAAGGCATGTACCTGCTCAAAGCCGGCGAAAACGGCGGTAAAAAAGTACAGCTGATGGGTTCGGGCACCATTTTGCAGGAAGTGATTGCCGCAGCCGACCTGCTGAAAAACGACTTCGGCGTCGATGCCGACATCTGGTCGTGCCCGTCCTTCAACCTGCTGCACCGCAACGCCATCGAAGTCGAACGCTACAACCGCCTGCACCCGCTGGAAGAAAACAAACTGCCGTTTGTCACCAGCCAGCTGCAAGGACACGACGGCCCGGTTATCGCCGCCACCGACTACGTGCGCAGCTTCGCCGACCGCATCCGCGCTTACATCCCCAACGACTACCACGTCCTGGGCACCGACGGTTTCGGCCGCTCCGACAGCCGCGCCAACCTGCGCTCCTTCTTCGAGGTAGACCGCTACAACGTAGCCGTTACCGCCCTCAGCGCACTGGCCGACCAAGGCAAAATCGGCAAAGAAACCGTACAGCAGGCGATTGAGAAATACGGCATCAAAACCGACACAGCGCCCAGCTGGAAACGCTAA
- the aceF gene encoding dihydrolipoyllysine-residue acetyltransferase has protein sequence MSIVEIKVPDIGGHENVDIIAVEVKAGDTIAVDDTLITLETDKATMDVPADAAGVVKEVRVKVGDKISEGGVILTVETGAVAANAAPAPAQAPAAQEAPAAAPAPAAGGATVKVNVPDIGGHSDVDVIAVEIKVGDTVAEEDTLITLETDKATMDVPSTAAGVVKAVYLKVGDKVSEGTAIIEVETAGSAAAAAPVQTASEAPKAAAPAPAAAPAPVSAPAAAPAPVAAFGNTPVDEAAFAKAHAGPSARKLARELGVDLGRVKGTGLKGRIMGEDIKAFVKSVMQGGAAAAPAAASLGGGLNLLPWPKVDFAKFGEIEVKELSRIKKISGQNLSRNWVVIPHVTVHEDADMTELENFRKQLNKEWEREGVKLSPLAFIIKASVAALKAFPEFNSSLDGDNLVLKKYFHIGFAADTPNGLVVPVIKDVDKKGLKEISQELTELSKKAREGKLKPQEMQGACFTISSLGGIGGTGFTPIVNAPEVAILGVCKSQMKPVWNGSAFEPRLMCPLSLSFDHRVIDGAAGMRFTVFLANLLKDFRRITL, from the coding sequence ATGAGCATCGTAGAAATCAAAGTACCCGATATCGGCGGCCACGAAAACGTGGACATCATCGCCGTCGAAGTCAAAGCAGGCGACACCATCGCCGTGGACGACACCCTGATTACCCTCGAAACCGACAAAGCCACCATGGACGTACCTGCCGATGCCGCAGGCGTGGTGAAAGAAGTGCGCGTCAAAGTGGGCGACAAAATCTCCGAAGGCGGCGTGATTCTGACCGTCGAAACTGGCGCGGTTGCCGCAAACGCAGCCCCTGCGCCCGCCCAAGCTCCTGCGGCGCAAGAGGCACCTGCTGCCGCTCCCGCACCCGCTGCGGGCGGCGCAACCGTCAAAGTCAACGTGCCCGACATCGGCGGCCACAGCGATGTGGACGTGATTGCTGTGGAAATCAAAGTCGGCGACACCGTGGCCGAAGAAGACACACTGATTACATTGGAAACCGACAAAGCAACGATGGACGTACCTTCCACCGCCGCCGGTGTCGTGAAAGCCGTTTACCTGAAAGTGGGCGACAAAGTTTCCGAAGGCACAGCCATCATCGAAGTGGAAACCGCAGGCTCTGCCGCCGCAGCCGCCCCCGTTCAGACGGCCTCCGAAGCACCGAAAGCCGCCGCGCCGGCTCCGGCCGCAGCCCCTGCGCCTGTTTCCGCACCTGCCGCCGCGCCCGCGCCTGTGGCCGCCTTTGGCAATACGCCCGTTGACGAAGCTGCGTTTGCCAAAGCCCACGCAGGCCCCTCTGCCCGCAAACTCGCGCGCGAATTGGGCGTGGATTTGGGTCGCGTCAAAGGTACGGGTCTGAAAGGCCGCATCATGGGCGAAGACATCAAAGCTTTCGTGAAATCCGTGATGCAGGGCGGTGCAGCCGCTGCGCCTGCCGCAGCCTCTTTGGGCGGCGGACTTAACCTGCTGCCGTGGCCGAAAGTGGATTTTGCCAAATTCGGCGAAATCGAAGTCAAAGAACTCTCCCGCATCAAAAAAATCTCCGGTCAAAACCTGTCGCGCAACTGGGTAGTGATTCCGCACGTTACCGTTCACGAAGATGCTGACATGACCGAGCTGGAAAACTTCCGCAAACAGCTCAACAAAGAGTGGGAACGCGAAGGCGTGAAACTCTCGCCGCTGGCCTTTATCATCAAGGCTTCCGTGGCCGCGCTCAAAGCCTTCCCCGAGTTCAATTCCTCGCTCGACGGCGATAATCTGGTGTTGAAAAAATACTTCCACATCGGCTTTGCCGCCGACACGCCCAACGGTTTGGTTGTGCCCGTAATCAAAGACGTGGACAAAAAAGGCTTGAAAGAAATCAGCCAAGAGCTGACCGAATTGAGCAAAAAAGCCCGCGAAGGCAAGCTCAAACCGCAGGAAATGCAGGGCGCGTGCTTCACCATTTCCAGCCTCGGCGGCATCGGCGGCACCGGCTTCACCCCGATTGTGAACGCCCCAGAAGTAGCCATCTTGGGCGTGTGCAAATCGCAGATGAAACCGGTTTGGAACGGCTCCGCATTTGAGCCGCGCCTGATGTGCCCGCTGTCGCTGTCGTTCGACCACCGCGTCATCGACGGCGCGGCCGGCATGCGCTTCACCGTGTTCCTGGCCAACCTGTTGAAAGACTTCCGCCGCATTACCCTGTAA
- a CDS encoding GatB/YqeY domain-containing protein — MSLKQQINEDMKTAMRAKDQTALGTIRLINAAVKQFEVDERAEADDARITAILGKMIKQRKDSAKIYAEAGRQDLADKENAEIAVLNRYLPEMLSAEAIAAEVAAAVAETGASSPADMGKVMGVLKAKLAGKADMGEVNKAVKAALSQ, encoded by the coding sequence ATGTCCCTGAAACAGCAAATCAACGAAGACATGAAAACCGCCATGCGCGCCAAAGACCAAACCGCGCTCGGCACCATCCGCCTTATCAACGCCGCCGTCAAACAGTTTGAAGTAGACGAACGCGCCGAAGCCGACGACGCGCGTATCACCGCCATCCTCGGCAAAATGATCAAACAGCGCAAAGACAGCGCGAAAATCTACGCCGAAGCCGGACGGCAGGATCTGGCCGACAAAGAAAATGCCGAAATCGCCGTGCTGAACCGCTACCTGCCCGAAATGCTTTCCGCCGAAGCAATAGCCGCCGAAGTGGCCGCCGCCGTTGCCGAAACCGGCGCATCCTCGCCCGCCGACATGGGCAAAGTGATGGGCGTACTCAAAGCCAAGCTCGCAGGCAAAGCCGATATGGGCGAAGTGAACAAAGCCGTCAAAGCCGCCCTGTCGCAATAA
- the ruvB gene encoding Holliday junction branch migration DNA helicase RuvB translates to MLHTDNLTAAAPERIITAQTLSSQEEQIERALRPKFLADYIGQHKAKEQLEIFIQAAKKRGEALDHTLLFGPPGLGKTTLAHIIAKELGVNLRQTSGPVLERAGDLAALLTNLDPHDVLFIDEIHRLSPVVEEILYPALEDYQLDIMIGEGPAARSVKIDLPPFTLVGATTRAGMLTNPLRDRFGIVARLEFYNHADLSTIVSRSAQLLQLDMDEGGALEIARRSRGTPRIANRLLRRVRDYAEVKGSGRIAADTADAALSLLDVDAVGLDVMDRKFLEAVLHKFGGGPVGLDNIAAAIGESSDTIEDVIEPYLIQQGFLQRTPRGRVATEICRLHFGLKAE, encoded by the coding sequence ATGCTGCACACCGACAATCTCACCGCCGCCGCGCCCGAACGCATCATCACCGCGCAAACGCTCTCTTCACAGGAAGAACAAATCGAACGCGCCCTGCGTCCCAAATTCCTTGCCGACTACATCGGCCAGCACAAGGCCAAAGAACAGCTCGAAATCTTCATCCAGGCGGCGAAAAAACGCGGCGAGGCGCTCGACCACACCCTGTTGTTCGGCCCGCCCGGGCTGGGCAAAACCACCCTCGCCCACATCATCGCCAAAGAACTGGGCGTCAACCTGCGCCAGACCAGCGGCCCCGTGCTCGAACGCGCAGGCGACTTGGCCGCGCTCTTAACCAATCTCGACCCGCACGACGTGCTGTTTATCGACGAAATCCACCGCCTCAGCCCCGTCGTCGAAGAAATCCTCTATCCCGCCCTCGAAGACTACCAACTGGACATCATGATAGGCGAAGGGCCGGCCGCACGTTCGGTGAAAATCGACCTGCCGCCCTTCACCCTCGTCGGCGCCACCACCCGCGCCGGTATGCTCACCAATCCGCTGCGCGACCGCTTCGGCATCGTCGCCCGCCTCGAGTTCTACAACCATGCCGACCTCTCCACCATCGTTTCCCGCTCCGCCCAGCTTTTGCAGCTCGATATGGACGAAGGCGGCGCACTGGAAATCGCCCGCCGCAGCCGCGGCACGCCGCGCATCGCCAACCGCCTGTTGCGCCGCGTGCGCGACTACGCCGAAGTGAAAGGCAGCGGCCGCATCGCCGCCGACACGGCCGACGCCGCCCTTTCGTTGCTCGACGTTGACGCCGTCGGGCTGGACGTGATGGATAGGAAATTCCTCGAAGCCGTGCTGCACAAATTCGGCGGCGGCCCCGTCGGCCTCGACAACATCGCCGCCGCCATCGGCGAATCGTCGGACACCATCGAAGACGTGATCGAACCCTACCTTATCCAGCAGGGCTTTCTGCAACGCACCCCGCGCGGCCGCGTCGCCACCGAAATCTGCCGCCTGCATTTCGGTTTGAAAGCGGAATAA
- the rpsU gene encoding 30S ribosomal protein S21, which yields MPTIKVKENEPFEVAMRRFKRAIEKTGLLTELRAREAYEKPTTERKRKKAAAAKRLQKRLRSQQLPPKMY from the coding sequence ATGCCTACAATCAAAGTTAAAGAAAACGAACCCTTCGAAGTTGCCATGCGCCGTTTCAAACGCGCCATCGAAAAAACCGGTCTCTTGACCGAACTGCGCGCCCGTGAAGCCTACGAAAAACCGACAACCGAACGCAAACGCAAAAAAGCCGCCGCTGCCAAACGCCTGCAAAAACGCCTGCGCAGCCAGCAGCTTCCGCCGAAAATGTACTGA